One genomic segment of Alkalimarinus alittae includes these proteins:
- a CDS encoding universal stress protein — MNLFRNIVYVLSDQTNASSPSLIRAIALAKSNQADLTLLRVLPDVSPFFKSNKVSISEQDLRNKVLEKESLNLQRITSTLKVEFNVMTEQVTGKRYIEIIRLVQSKGYDLVIKEADDIDWLDHLLGRDDMHLLRKCPCPIWLMKQDEKLEYKQIIAAVDLEDSIENFNKELNFTILKCASSLSLSEFTALRVVNIYDVPLAGFISQWVDQPEQTKKNYMTQSI; from the coding sequence ATGAATCTTTTCAGAAATATTGTTTATGTGCTTAGTGATCAAACCAACGCGTCTTCACCCTCGCTCATTCGAGCCATTGCACTCGCAAAATCTAATCAGGCGGACTTAACCTTATTAAGAGTACTTCCAGATGTGTCGCCGTTTTTTAAGTCCAATAAAGTCAGCATTAGTGAACAAGACCTGCGCAATAAGGTACTAGAAAAAGAAAGCCTTAACCTTCAACGTATTACGTCCACTTTAAAGGTTGAATTCAATGTAATGACAGAGCAGGTTACAGGCAAACGCTACATTGAGATTATCCGCCTGGTTCAATCAAAAGGCTACGACTTAGTTATTAAAGAAGCTGATGATATCGATTGGCTTGATCACTTACTGGGTCGCGATGACATGCACTTACTGCGAAAATGCCCTTGCCCTATCTGGCTCATGAAACAAGACGAAAAACTGGAATACAAGCAAATTATCGCAGCCGTTGACTTAGAAGACAGCATTGAGAACTTTAATAAAGAATTAAACTTTACGATACTTAAGTGTGCAAGCTCACTGTCATTGTCAGAATTCACAGCGCTTCGTGTTGTAAATATCTATGATGTCCCTCTGGCTGGATTTATCAGCCAATGGGTAGATCAACCAGAACAAACAAAAAAGAACTATATGACGCAGAGTATATAA
- a CDS encoding cold-shock protein: MSNATTGTVKWFNESKGFGFIEQESGPDVFAHFSAIVGDGFKTLAEGQRVEFNVTQGQKGPQAENILCV; the protein is encoded by the coding sequence ATGTCTAATGCAACGACTGGCACAGTTAAATGGTTCAATGAGTCTAAAGGTTTTGGTTTTATCGAACAAGAATCAGGCCCAGATGTATTTGCACACTTCAGTGCAATTGTTGGTGACGGCTTTAAAACATTGGCAGAAGGCCAACGTGTAGAGTTTAACGTCACACAAGGCCAAAAAGGCCCACAAGCAGAAAACATTCTCTGCGTATAA
- a CDS encoding sensor histidine kinase has protein sequence MKPSQSIQKTLGIGLTVGVTLLWLLALSGAVYVAQNKLNQLFDSALAETAQRIMPLAVVEIINREGPQQAQQVMSFEAHDEHLVYLVRDEAGNILLQSHNADPALFNKTLLNEFSSSKTHRFYGASAVQNTLHIEVAEPLRQRREAITEMAVTLLWPLVLLIPLCFMGTWAFVRYSLRHVLAYLTAIESRGSGDLTPIKVEGLPAEIHTIAESVNHLLDRLRRAIESERSFTANSAHELRTPIATALAQIQRLQKGVSAGPIKDRMVKIETTIRDLSNLSEKLMQLAKAEGGGLFSAEQHDLMNLLRMIVDDFQRSRPEKKVTLTLPQSGAFMSSIDQDAFAILVRNLLDNALKHGAKGRPVEISFSSEGVLKVVNDSSVIPADTLAQLRQRFVRSNTAVQGLGLGLAIVDAIVSGAGATMAINSPATGRMDGVEVLVAF, from the coding sequence GGCTTAACAGTGGGTGTGACGTTGCTGTGGCTATTGGCGCTCTCAGGGGCTGTTTATGTTGCGCAAAATAAGCTTAATCAACTGTTTGATAGTGCGCTGGCAGAAACGGCTCAACGCATCATGCCGCTTGCGGTGGTTGAAATAATCAACCGAGAAGGCCCTCAACAAGCACAGCAAGTCATGTCATTTGAAGCTCACGATGAGCATCTGGTGTACTTGGTGCGTGATGAGGCTGGGAACATACTATTGCAGTCTCATAATGCGGACCCTGCTCTGTTTAATAAAACCTTACTCAATGAGTTTAGTTCTTCAAAAACACACCGATTTTATGGCGCCTCCGCAGTGCAAAACACATTACACATAGAGGTAGCTGAACCGTTGAGGCAACGACGAGAAGCGATAACCGAAATGGCGGTCACCTTATTATGGCCGTTAGTGTTGCTAATCCCCCTTTGTTTTATGGGCACTTGGGCTTTTGTTCGTTACAGTTTGCGTCATGTTCTTGCCTACCTTACTGCCATTGAGTCTCGCGGTAGTGGCGACCTCACACCCATCAAGGTGGAAGGTTTACCGGCTGAAATTCATACTATCGCTGAATCGGTTAACCATTTATTAGACCGTTTGCGACGAGCGATTGAATCAGAGCGGTCGTTCACGGCCAATAGCGCCCATGAGCTACGCACCCCTATTGCCACAGCATTAGCTCAAATACAGCGTTTACAGAAAGGCGTATCAGCGGGGCCTATTAAAGACAGAATGGTCAAAATTGAAACGACGATACGAGATTTATCAAACTTGTCTGAAAAGCTAATGCAACTAGCTAAAGCAGAAGGCGGTGGGCTTTTTTCTGCTGAACAGCATGACTTAATGAATCTACTGAGGATGATTGTTGATGATTTTCAACGCTCAAGGCCTGAAAAAAAGGTCACGCTTACCTTACCTCAAAGCGGAGCGTTTATGTCTTCTATTGATCAGGATGCGTTTGCAATTTTGGTTCGAAATTTACTGGATAATGCCCTTAAACACGGTGCTAAAGGTCGGCCGGTAGAGATTAGTTTTTCATCCGAAGGGGTGTTAAAAGTCGTTAATGACTCAAGCGTTATACCTGCTGATACACTTGCACAGTTGCGGCAACGATTTGTTAGATCAAATACTGCTGTGCAAGGCCTAGGGTTAGGTTTAGCTATTGTTGATGCAATCGTATCGGGCGCCGGTGCTACAATGGCTATTAACTCACCTGCGACGGGCCGAATGGATGGGGTTGAGGTGCTTGTAGCGTTTTAA
- a CDS encoding universal stress protein — translation MNTLMGDLKLKIGAESFNYVAPRTHLIQGTPDRELPKLADSLEADLVVMGTVARTGVAGLLIGNTAEAVLPQLRCSVLAIKPNGFVSPVK, via the coding sequence ATGAACACTCTTATGGGTGACTTAAAACTAAAAATAGGCGCTGAGTCTTTCAACTATGTCGCACCACGCACCCACCTTATCCAGGGAACGCCCGATCGTGAACTCCCAAAATTGGCAGATAGCCTCGAAGCAGATTTGGTCGTGATGGGCACTGTCGCTCGCACAGGCGTTGCAGGTCTTCTTATTGGTAACACTGCTGAAGCGGTTCTCCCTCAACTTCGGTGCTCGGTACTGGCCATCAAGCCCAATGGGTTTGTTTCCCCAGTGAAATAG
- the rnr gene encoding ribonuclease R: MILNTYIEQSNNKTYANPIPNREFIMSLFDQVKKQLNRDQIAHKLSLNNADQKEALRRRLRAMERDGQLMFDQRKGYQLIDPRSLVTGAVSIHSDGFGFVSNPDLEKDLFVHKNQLNAVFDGDIVEVLVDARSDRHNSYNKLIRVVERKTTQIVGQLKRNGKQFYLIPDNRKISHKIDVDGHSLLNAETGQYVNTEIVDYPNYRNNTLVKITEVLGNAQDADMDIKLALCRHGISGEWNEALLDHADTLGIDVSDNDKASRVDYRHLPFVTIDGSDAKDFDDAVYCEKTVSGDWRLMVAIADVSHYVQPDDALDVEAQQRATSIYFPGHVVPMLPEALSNGLCSLNPNVDRLVMVCDMTINPQGVMTQSTFTEGLIHSHARLTYDQAYAVIAKQGSRLARKVNETTPDVVPHIENLHSLFGVLIAARKQRGAIDFETQEFKFNLTKKRKIASISPVNRNDAHRMIEEFMLCANVSTAKFLDHHKIPSLFRVHGGPQAKKLTLLRAFLLERGLSLGGAEKPTQSDYHQLLNSIGHRSDASVIRTQLLRSQSQAEYTADNQGHFGLAYDAYAHFTSPIRRYPDLLTHRAIRAKIRSAGSQKGTPQSGMQRALSWFGLSKRSGKSLSTKSYPYDKAAIAALALHCSEQSRQANDVSREVENGLKCQYMEQFKGESFVGTISGVTSFGFFVELDQGIAEGLVHISSLASEGLTFDAGKQQLSNGKVCYVLGDNIEVVLNKVDMKQQKMDFTVLASVNTEVA; encoded by the coding sequence ATTATTTTAAATACATATATCGAACAATCTAATAATAAGACCTACGCAAACCCTATTCCTAATCGTGAGTTCATCATGAGCCTCTTTGATCAGGTTAAAAAACAGTTAAACCGTGATCAGATAGCCCACAAGTTAAGCCTTAATAACGCCGACCAAAAAGAAGCCTTAAGAAGACGGTTACGTGCTATGGAGCGCGACGGCCAGCTGATGTTTGATCAGCGCAAAGGTTATCAGTTAATTGACCCACGTTCATTGGTCACGGGCGCTGTGAGCATTCACTCTGATGGGTTTGGCTTTGTCTCTAATCCTGATCTCGAAAAAGACCTTTTCGTTCATAAAAATCAGCTGAACGCTGTTTTTGACGGTGATATCGTTGAAGTATTGGTCGATGCAAGGTCAGATAGGCATAACAGTTATAATAAGTTAATCCGAGTTGTTGAGCGTAAAACCACTCAAATTGTCGGCCAGCTTAAGCGCAATGGTAAGCAATTCTATTTGATACCTGACAACCGTAAGATCTCTCATAAAATCGATGTAGACGGCCATTCTTTGTTGAATGCAGAAACCGGTCAGTACGTGAACACTGAAATTGTTGACTACCCTAACTATCGTAACAATACCTTAGTTAAAATCACTGAAGTGCTTGGCAACGCTCAAGATGCCGATATGGATATTAAGTTAGCCCTCTGTCGTCACGGTATATCAGGGGAGTGGAATGAAGCATTGCTTGACCATGCTGACACGCTGGGCATTGATGTGTCTGATAACGATAAAGCATCGCGGGTTGATTACCGACACTTACCGTTTGTGACTATTGATGGCTCCGATGCTAAAGATTTCGATGATGCGGTGTATTGTGAAAAAACCGTATCAGGCGACTGGCGTTTAATGGTGGCTATTGCTGACGTATCGCATTACGTTCAGCCTGACGACGCGCTAGATGTTGAAGCACAACAACGCGCAACGTCGATATACTTCCCAGGCCATGTTGTGCCGATGTTGCCAGAAGCGTTGTCGAACGGGCTTTGCTCGTTAAATCCGAATGTGGATCGTTTGGTGATGGTGTGCGATATGACCATCAACCCTCAGGGTGTTATGACCCAGTCTACGTTTACAGAAGGTTTGATCCATTCGCATGCCAGACTGACTTATGATCAGGCTTATGCCGTGATAGCTAAGCAAGGCTCTAGACTCGCCCGAAAAGTTAACGAGACAACGCCAGACGTTGTGCCACACATTGAAAATTTACACTCACTGTTTGGCGTGTTGATTGCAGCCCGTAAGCAGCGAGGGGCGATTGATTTTGAAACACAAGAATTCAAATTCAACCTTACTAAAAAGCGTAAAATTGCCAGTATCTCTCCTGTTAATCGAAATGATGCACACAGGATGATTGAGGAGTTTATGCTGTGCGCAAATGTCTCAACGGCTAAGTTTTTGGATCATCATAAAATACCCAGTTTGTTTCGTGTGCATGGTGGTCCTCAAGCGAAAAAACTAACACTTTTACGCGCATTTTTATTGGAAAGAGGGTTAAGTTTGGGAGGTGCTGAAAAACCAACACAGAGCGACTACCATCAGCTTTTAAATAGCATTGGTCACCGAAGTGATGCGAGCGTGATTCGTACCCAATTATTGCGTTCACAAAGTCAAGCTGAGTATACCGCTGATAATCAAGGGCATTTTGGTTTAGCGTACGATGCTTATGCGCACTTTACCTCACCAATTAGACGTTACCCCGACTTGTTAACTCATCGTGCTATTCGGGCTAAAATCCGCAGTGCGGGGTCCCAAAAAGGTACGCCTCAAAGTGGCATGCAGCGAGCACTGAGTTGGTTTGGATTGAGTAAGCGGTCGGGTAAGTCGTTATCAACAAAAAGCTACCCTTATGACAAAGCGGCAATAGCTGCCCTAGCTTTGCATTGTTCGGAGCAATCACGCCAAGCTAATGACGTCAGTCGCGAAGTTGAAAACGGTCTAAAATGCCAATATATGGAACAGTTCAAGGGCGAAAGCTTTGTAGGGACTATTTCTGGCGTTACCAGCTTCGGCTTTTTCGTTGAATTGGATCAAGGTATCGCAGAAGGCTTAGTCCATATCTCTAGCTTAGCCAGTGAAGGGTTAACGTTTGATGCAGGCAAACAGCAATTAAGCAATGGCAAAGTGTGTTATGTACTGGGTGATAATATTGAGGTTGTGTTAAACAAGGTCGATATGAAACAGCAAAAAATGGATTTTACGGTATTGGCTTCAGTGAACACTGAAGTGGCATAA